A portion of the uncultured Draconibacterium sp. genome contains these proteins:
- a CDS encoding DsrE family protein, giving the protein MDSFKNTLIQITHNGMGSGNKELGQLLVKNYLTLLCEEAILPKVITFYNEGVKLICTGSIALEPLHQLAEKGVKLVACKTCLNHFKILDKVEVGIPGTMVDIMHFQKVAEKVVNL; this is encoded by the coding sequence ATGGATTCTTTCAAAAATACACTCATTCAAATTACACACAACGGAATGGGATCGGGAAACAAAGAACTTGGTCAACTATTGGTAAAAAACTACCTGACATTGCTTTGTGAAGAGGCGATATTACCAAAAGTCATCACATTCTACAACGAGGGAGTAAAACTCATTTGCACCGGTTCTATAGCTCTCGAACCATTACATCAACTCGCTGAAAAAGGAGTAAAATTAGTGGCCTGCAAAACTTGTCTAAATCATTTTAAAATCCTGGATAAAGTTGAAGTTGGCATTCCAGGAACAATGGTCGACATTATGCATTTCCAGAAAGTTGCGGAGAAGGTTGTTAACCTATAG
- a CDS encoding T9SS type A sorting domain-containing protein translates to MNSKLLYSQQLFKQKLKNESYSNPTGKGLKLFFLVVFSMVLFQNQLYAQVPNPNEAEWIGDGYALKKIVSNTAIASGVNFSYTIMFSAPAGATTVTIADQIPTSVQVVNVPTPADVNGVTPTVSVTGTPGVNEEVTYSLTGLPGGSASSGSFTIVVKFPEGVTCDGTTVRNRAGILVGDEWNYTPYVSTTASAVDPWKVAKTIVGGAVVNPSGGSCGYMIAPDGTVTYRLYVMKNSPYYGNVSGQMNMTGATVTDVLPPGAVVTSSTCSGIPVGSSGTLTWNVNSGNLDATTPYAYYYCEIEVQYPVGSFPAGSIMNNELTLEGEICNQPVSHTSNQTCVEVVDYTPNPNANFRKYISLANRVPGCTGMYQIIFCNNGNVPLSAFNIDDVVPAGVSVDKINIYNANATTTVDLNINSSSYATGINSTYSTGTLGTTVNDIQLQMTGSLPVGDCIYMYVYFTVNPNPTGTVVTNCASFDGLANSLSLPDACVSFTVEEGEPRPCIVKDICSPQTDYEPGDIVRFRLRVQNIGSADLMGATIQDILNSNFTYVGNETYYVASAYSPPCSSGGGIPSGASAWTGVNPTHSGNNLSWVIPDVPADCQLFYSSYCGTYGTYSLPYYFIEFDVQVDDYALPGITVNNFDISGGNLTSTVSSNDVNVLVVASLGQEVEKEVSTDGGTTFASSGTVSPGGTARYRLNYTNTSNVQVSSVNLVDLLPLDAASPDDWLILDRNTPRGSTFGVDYANNHASELVPGGAFAGPTPTYSNDLNVCLPMFGYSPAGCNGPTFGSTPERNIFIDYTSLLLAPTVVLQEEFDVTIPLGATPQQTACNDFAAISSTEFLLDGTPQFVTLTPIAAPPVCITIDTAAQSSCCDSVRIEPVSTPATGEDCCVRITAACPVKSVELSVENGTISSATSTCSTLPTGYAGQSNFTFLGNGCEIDMTHCFTPDQAGAITVNYVITFDNGETCTDSITVDCGDVSVNCCDSITLESYQDPDLEECCVRVTADCEVDSVLVTVGNGVFSSNSWNCSTPIPSDAIGQNSYTFNSASCVLNMVNCFTVDQAGVLTVTYVFFMANGEKCEKQVQLDCAYVAEQCCENIELLAYQDADLGECCAQFVSKCETDSITVMINNGTFANATLNGISVSTGVSGQSSYTFNASASAADLITCVTPDSTGVVVLNYVAYFANGEVCEKRIELDCKAPEPTSDCCPVVEFKLRRSWPFFNKYVGTFEIFNPDPSNPICSVQISSSPGGSFNTGTLIIDGTPSGQSWNSTSIPASGTLSPQAVDDMLFTLTAFNYNGVVTVCVTKCDGSECCYDFNWNGKPIVVTPWEPAQMGGGGKLVAVSVSTEISEEIDESIKYVSFGFADEQEIEGDAEFFAVGATGDCDDGNESPTPGSVDPDSDDDGISDGTESYMSKHNAFFELTCPYIPGSGRQAPVFNLVLKGDLPKIGMALISEEGNVVFDGEIDLANPDSVISAVGDLGDVSGKMFEFINLYPNPSDGDFTIKYATGEAMDVDILIVNQLGQIVDIQNQGRVSMGVHNTTISAAGLPAGVYKAILKSGDKMLSKSAVLK, encoded by the coding sequence ATGAATTCCAAATTGTTGTATTCTCAGCAATTATTCAAACAAAAATTAAAAAATGAATCGTATTCTAATCCAACTGGAAAAGGTTTGAAACTATTTTTCCTGGTTGTCTTTTCCATGGTTTTGTTTCAAAATCAATTGTATGCACAAGTTCCAAATCCAAACGAAGCAGAATGGATAGGTGATGGATATGCATTAAAGAAAATTGTGAGTAACACAGCCATTGCCAGTGGTGTAAATTTTAGTTATACCATTATGTTTTCGGCACCGGCCGGAGCAACAACTGTAACTATTGCCGATCAAATTCCGACTAGTGTTCAAGTGGTTAACGTACCAACACCTGCTGATGTTAATGGTGTAACACCCACAGTTTCGGTTACCGGAACACCTGGTGTGAACGAGGAAGTTACCTATTCGCTTACCGGGTTGCCCGGAGGTTCGGCTTCTTCCGGATCATTTACTATTGTTGTTAAATTTCCGGAAGGTGTTACCTGCGACGGCACAACAGTTAGAAACCGTGCCGGCATTTTAGTGGGCGATGAATGGAACTACACGCCGTATGTTAGTACAACAGCATCAGCAGTAGACCCGTGGAAAGTTGCCAAAACAATTGTCGGCGGAGCTGTAGTAAATCCGTCAGGAGGAAGTTGTGGTTATATGATTGCACCTGACGGAACAGTAACATACCGTTTATATGTAATGAAAAACAGTCCGTATTACGGAAATGTGAGCGGCCAAATGAATATGACCGGTGCTACAGTTACTGACGTCTTGCCGCCGGGCGCAGTAGTTACATCAAGTACATGTAGTGGTATTCCGGTAGGTTCATCCGGAACTTTAACGTGGAATGTTAACTCAGGAAACCTTGATGCTACAACGCCTTATGCCTACTACTATTGCGAAATTGAAGTTCAGTATCCGGTGGGTAGTTTTCCGGCCGGGTCGATTATGAACAACGAGCTTACACTGGAAGGCGAAATTTGTAATCAACCGGTTTCGCACACTAGTAATCAAACTTGTGTTGAGGTGGTAGATTATACTCCAAATCCGAATGCAAATTTCCGAAAATATATTTCGTTGGCCAATCGTGTTCCGGGATGTACCGGAATGTACCAGATCATTTTTTGTAACAACGGAAATGTTCCGCTTTCAGCATTTAATATTGATGATGTAGTTCCGGCAGGAGTCAGTGTTGATAAAATCAATATTTACAATGCTAATGCCACTACAACGGTTGATTTAAATATTAATAGTTCTTCTTATGCTACGGGTATTAACAGTACCTATTCAACCGGAACGTTGGGGACGACCGTTAATGATATTCAGTTGCAAATGACTGGTAGTTTGCCGGTTGGCGATTGCATTTATATGTATGTATATTTCACGGTAAATCCAAATCCAACCGGAACAGTTGTTACCAATTGTGCATCGTTTGATGGCTTGGCAAATTCGCTGAGTTTACCGGATGCATGTGTGAGTTTTACGGTTGAAGAGGGAGAGCCGCGTCCTTGTATTGTTAAGGATATTTGCTCGCCTCAAACTGATTATGAACCCGGTGATATTGTTCGTTTTCGCTTGAGAGTTCAGAATATTGGTAGTGCCGATTTAATGGGAGCAACCATTCAGGATATATTGAATAGTAATTTTACTTACGTAGGTAACGAAACGTATTATGTGGCCAGTGCTTACAGCCCGCCGTGTTCTTCGGGGGGCGGAATTCCTTCCGGAGCATCGGCATGGACAGGAGTAAATCCTACACATTCAGGAAACAACCTGAGTTGGGTTATTCCCGATGTTCCGGCCGATTGCCAGTTGTTTTACTCCTCGTATTGCGGAACCTACGGAACGTATTCTCTGCCTTATTATTTTATCGAGTTTGATGTGCAGGTAGATGATTATGCGCTACCAGGTATTACCGTAAATAATTTCGATATCAGCGGAGGAAATTTAACATCAACAGTAAGCTCCAACGATGTGAATGTGTTGGTAGTTGCCTCGTTAGGGCAGGAGGTTGAAAAAGAAGTTTCGACTGATGGCGGTACTACTTTTGCATCATCCGGAACAGTAAGTCCGGGTGGAACAGCTCGATATCGTTTGAATTATACCAACACTTCCAATGTGCAGGTGTCATCTGTTAATCTTGTCGATCTTTTGCCGCTTGATGCAGCTAGTCCCGATGACTGGTTGATTCTTGACAGAAATACGCCACGGGGAAGTACTTTTGGTGTTGATTACGCGAATAATCACGCTTCGGAACTAGTTCCGGGAGGTGCGTTTGCGGGACCAACTCCAACCTATTCAAACGATTTAAATGTTTGTTTGCCTATGTTCGGGTATTCGCCTGCAGGCTGTAATGGGCCAACGTTCGGAAGTACTCCTGAGCGCAACATTTTTATCGATTACACCAGTTTATTGCTGGCACCAACAGTTGTTTTACAGGAAGAGTTTGATGTAACGATACCTTTGGGGGCAACGCCGCAGCAAACAGCCTGTAACGATTTTGCAGCCATATCGAGCACCGAATTTTTACTTGATGGTACGCCACAATTTGTAACATTAACACCAATTGCGGCACCTCCGGTTTGTATTACTATCGATACCGCAGCACAATCATCATGTTGCGATAGTGTTCGAATTGAGCCGGTTTCAACTCCTGCAACAGGCGAAGATTGTTGTGTACGAATAACTGCAGCATGCCCCGTAAAATCAGTAGAGCTAAGTGTAGAAAACGGAACAATAAGTTCGGCAACTTCAACGTGTAGTACTTTACCAACCGGTTATGCCGGGCAGAGTAATTTTACTTTCCTGGGAAATGGTTGTGAAATTGATATGACACATTGTTTTACACCCGATCAGGCCGGAGCGATTACCGTAAATTATGTAATTACTTTTGATAACGGCGAAACCTGCACCGACAGTATTACGGTGGATTGTGGCGACGTTTCTGTAAACTGTTGCGACAGTATTACTTTGGAATCGTATCAGGATCCTGATCTGGAAGAATGTTGCGTTCGTGTAACTGCCGACTGCGAAGTTGATTCGGTATTGGTTACAGTTGGCAATGGTGTTTTTAGTTCGAATAGCTGGAACTGTTCAACGCCAATTCCGAGCGATGCCATCGGACAAAACAGCTACACTTTTAACTCGGCTTCGTGCGTGCTGAATATGGTTAATTGTTTTACTGTTGATCAGGCAGGAGTACTTACCGTAACTTATGTATTTTTTATGGCCAATGGCGAAAAGTGTGAAAAACAAGTGCAGTTGGATTGCGCTTATGTAGCTGAGCAATGTTGCGAAAATATAGAATTACTGGCCTATCAGGATGCTGATTTAGGAGAATGTTGTGCACAGTTTGTTTCCAAGTGCGAAACCGATTCGATAACAGTAATGATAAACAACGGAACTTTTGCCAATGCAACTTTAAATGGCATTTCTGTTTCAACAGGAGTTAGTGGCCAAAGCAGCTACACTTTTAATGCAAGTGCATCAGCAGCCGATTTAATAACATGCGTAACGCCTGATTCAACAGGAGTTGTTGTACTGAATTATGTAGCTTATTTTGCGAATGGCGAAGTTTGCGAAAAACGTATAGAATTGGATTGCAAAGCTCCGGAACCAACTTCAGATTGTTGTCCGGTTGTCGAATTCAAATTACGCCGATCATGGCCTTTCTTTAACAAATATGTGGGAACTTTCGAAATCTTTAATCCCGACCCATCTAACCCAATTTGTTCCGTTCAGATAAGTTCTTCTCCGGGCGGAAGTTTTAACACCGGGACATTAATTATTGATGGAACACCTTCGGGACAAAGTTGGAATTCAACTTCAATTCCTGCCTCGGGAACACTTAGTCCGCAGGCTGTGGATGATATGTTGTTTACATTAACCGCATTTAATTACAATGGCGTAGTTACAGTTTGTGTAACCAAATGCGACGGATCGGAATGTTGTTACGATTTTAACTGGAATGGAAAACCAATTGTGGTAACACCTTGGGAGCCCGCGCAAATGGGCGGCGGAGGCAAACTGGTAGCCGTTTCGGTTAGTACCGAAATAAGCGAAGAGATTGACGAAAGTATTAAGTACGTTTCGTTTGGTTTTGCCGATGAACAGGAAATTGAAGGCGATGCTGAATTTTTCGCTGTAGGAGCTACCGGCGATTGCGATGATGGCAATGAAAGTCCAACTCCAGGCAGTGTTGATCCGGATTCTGACGACGATGGAATTTCGGACGGAACAGAAAGTTACATGTCGAAACACAATGCCTTTTTTGAGCTAACATGTCCGTACATACCCGGTTCGGGAAGACAGGCTCCGGTTTTTAATCTGGTGTTAAAAGGCGACCTTCCTAAAATTGGAATGGCATTGATTAGCGAAGAAGGAAATGTGGTATTTGATGGTGAAATAGATTTGGCTAATCCCGACTCTGTCATTTCTGCGGTTGGTGATTTGGGCGATGTATCGGGAAAAATGTTTGAATTTATAAACCTTTACCCTAATCCTTCTGATGGAGATTTTACCATAAAATATGCCACTGGTGAAGCCATGGATGTTGATATTCTGATTGTAAATCAGCTCGGACAAATTGTTGACATCCAAAATCAGGGACGTGTTTCAATGGGCGTACACAATACAACAATCAGTGCCGCCGGACTTCCGGCAGGAGTTTACAAAGCAATACTGAAATCGGGTGATAAAATGTTATCCAAATCGGCAGTGCTTAAATAA
- a CDS encoding competence/damage-inducible protein A, translating into MKAEIITIGDEILIGQIVDTNSAWMGEQFNLNGIEIYQITSVHDDHDHIIRAIKSAEENADLVVITGGLGPTKDDITKHTLCEYFDTKLVFHEPTLKTIYERFKHRGIEMNKLNRDQAMLPESCTILPNKMGTAPGMWFEKNDTIFVSMPGVPFEMKYLVEFELLPRLRKTGRTKAIFHKTVLTQGVPESMLAERISDWEDALPTHIKLAYLPNPMAVRLRLSAIGEDVEVLKNDVESEIEKLQKIIPEAIFGYDTETMSEVIGRELVKQNKKLAVAESCTGGYISHLITSVSGSSEYYNGSVTSYSNEMKEQLLGVSRENLEKYGAVSEQVAREMVEGVKRVMKADYAVATTGIAGPTGGTEEKPVGTVWIAVSGPEKTVVKKFTFVGDQRDRNIVRAGQTALQLLRRMVLGEL; encoded by the coding sequence ATGAAAGCAGAAATAATTACCATTGGCGATGAAATATTAATCGGACAAATTGTTGATACCAACTCGGCCTGGATGGGCGAACAGTTTAACCTGAATGGCATTGAGATTTACCAGATTACTTCGGTTCACGATGATCACGACCATATTATCCGTGCCATAAAAAGTGCTGAGGAGAATGCAGACCTGGTAGTTATAACCGGCGGATTAGGCCCAACAAAAGACGATATAACCAAACATACGCTTTGTGAATATTTCGATACCAAACTGGTTTTTCACGAACCCACTTTAAAAACCATTTACGAGCGATTCAAACACCGCGGAATCGAAATGAACAAGTTGAATCGCGATCAGGCAATGTTACCCGAATCGTGCACCATTTTACCTAATAAAATGGGAACAGCTCCGGGAATGTGGTTCGAAAAAAACGACACTATTTTTGTGTCGATGCCGGGTGTGCCATTTGAAATGAAATATTTGGTAGAGTTTGAGTTGTTACCACGACTGCGAAAAACCGGACGTACAAAAGCAATTTTTCATAAAACAGTTTTAACACAGGGAGTTCCGGAATCGATGCTGGCCGAACGAATATCTGATTGGGAAGATGCTTTACCAACTCATATTAAACTGGCTTATTTACCAAATCCAATGGCGGTGAGATTGCGACTTTCAGCCATTGGAGAGGATGTTGAAGTGTTAAAAAACGATGTGGAAAGCGAAATTGAAAAGCTGCAAAAAATAATTCCGGAGGCTATTTTTGGATACGACACTGAAACCATGTCGGAAGTAATTGGCCGGGAGTTGGTGAAGCAGAACAAAAAACTGGCAGTAGCCGAAAGTTGTACCGGCGGATATATTTCGCACCTAATCACTTCTGTTTCCGGAAGTTCGGAATACTATAATGGTTCGGTTACGTCGTATTCAAATGAAATGAAAGAGCAGTTGCTGGGCGTTAGTCGTGAGAATCTGGAAAAGTATGGAGCGGTTAGCGAACAGGTAGCACGCGAAATGGTAGAAGGCGTGAAACGTGTAATGAAGGCCGATTATGCGGTGGCAACCACCGGGATTGCAGGCCCAACCGGTGGAACAGAAGAAAAGCCGGTTGGAACGGTGTGGATCGCTGTTTCTGGGCCGGAGAAAACAGTGGTGAAAAAGTTCACTTTTGTTGGCGATCAGCGTGATCGGAATATTGTTCGTGCAGGACAAACGGCGCTGCAATTACTGCGAAGAATGGTGCTTGGTGAACTATAA
- a CDS encoding M48 family metallopeptidase produces the protein MHTILFWIIIAILVLDFLFEKYLEYLNTTTMSDTIPEQVKGIYDEEKYKKQQAYQRENHRFGILTSSFSMIITLAMFLFYGFALVDGWAWSFSGNAILAALIFFGIIMFASDIINIPFEIYDTFKIEEKYGFNKTTPKTFVFDKVKSWLVSALIGGGLLALVIFIYQLTGSMFWIYAWLVVSAFSIFMAMFYSNLIVPLFNKQTPLEEGELRDAISAFAQKVGFKLDNIFVIDGSKRSTKANAYFTGLGAKKRIVLYDTLINDLNTDELVAVLAHEIGHNKKKHVVQGLLIGLVQTAIVLFVFGLLIDSPVLSAALGVEEPNFHIGMVAFGVLYSPISFFTGIFMNILSRKNEYQADRFAAENYKPEALASALKKLTINNLSNLTPHKTFVFFHYSHPTLLQRLAFLKSFEK, from the coding sequence ATGCATACAATTTTATTTTGGATTATAATTGCGATTCTGGTACTCGATTTTTTATTTGAGAAATATCTCGAATACCTCAATACAACCACAATGAGCGACACCATTCCCGAGCAAGTAAAGGGGATTTACGACGAAGAGAAATACAAAAAGCAACAAGCCTACCAGCGCGAAAATCATCGCTTTGGAATTTTAACCAGCAGTTTTAGTATGATCATTACTTTAGCTATGTTTTTGTTTTATGGCTTCGCTCTTGTCGATGGCTGGGCGTGGAGTTTTTCCGGCAATGCGATTTTGGCAGCGCTAATATTTTTTGGAATTATCATGTTCGCTTCCGATATTATAAATATCCCTTTCGAAATTTACGACACTTTTAAAATTGAAGAGAAATACGGTTTTAATAAAACCACACCAAAAACATTTGTTTTTGATAAGGTAAAAAGCTGGCTGGTAAGTGCACTTATTGGTGGCGGTTTGCTGGCGCTGGTTATCTTTATTTATCAGCTCACCGGAAGCATGTTCTGGATTTATGCGTGGCTTGTGGTTTCAGCGTTTTCCATTTTTATGGCCATGTTTTATTCCAACCTGATTGTGCCGCTGTTTAATAAACAAACGCCGTTGGAAGAAGGCGAATTACGTGATGCCATTAGTGCTTTTGCGCAGAAAGTAGGCTTTAAACTGGATAACATTTTTGTGATCGACGGCTCGAAACGATCGACAAAAGCCAATGCTTATTTTACAGGTTTGGGAGCTAAAAAACGTATCGTACTTTACGATACTTTAATAAACGACTTGAATACCGATGAGCTGGTAGCTGTTTTGGCTCACGAAATTGGTCACAATAAAAAGAAACATGTGGTGCAGGGACTATTGATTGGTTTGGTACAAACAGCAATTGTTTTGTTTGTTTTTGGTTTGCTTATCGATAGTCCGGTTTTAAGTGCTGCGCTTGGGGTTGAAGAACCAAACTTTCATATTGGCATGGTGGCTTTTGGTGTGTTGTATTCACCCATTTCGTTTTTTACCGGTATTTTTATGAATATCCTTTCGCGGAAAAATGAATATCAGGCCGACCGATTTGCTGCTGAAAACTACAAGCCGGAAGCACTTGCATCGGCATTAAAAAAGTTGACGATCAATAACCTGAGTAATTTAACACCACACAAAACTTTTGTATTCTTTCATTACTCGCACCCGACTTTATTGCAGCGTTTGGCATTTTTAAAGTCTTTTGAGAAGTAA
- a CDS encoding M20 family metallo-hydrolase → MEKYIELLKTLIATQSFSKEEENAAAVMRAFLEKEGISYKTKDNNTWAYNKYYSEEKPTILLDSHIDTVRPAKGYTKDPFSPIEEGDILYGLGSNDAGGPLVSLLATFVHFYNREDLPYNLVYAATAEEEISGRRGMEIVIPEISPIDFAIIGEPTKMELAIAEKGLLVLDCYAHGKSGHAAREEGENALYKAIDDIEKLRNFEFEKVSDVLGKVKLSVTQIEAGTQHNVVPDNCHFVVDVRTNEHYTNKEAAEIIGQHIESEVKPRSVRLNSSGISTHHPFAKLVKEKGINIYGSPTTSDQAIIPFLSVKMGPGDSARSHTADEYIHKSEIIAGIERYIELLEELKL, encoded by the coding sequence ATGGAGAAATACATCGAACTGTTAAAAACGCTGATCGCTACACAGTCGTTTAGTAAAGAAGAAGAAAATGCTGCTGCTGTTATGCGAGCTTTTCTTGAAAAAGAAGGTATCTCGTATAAAACGAAAGACAACAATACCTGGGCCTACAATAAATATTATTCGGAAGAAAAGCCAACCATTTTGCTCGACTCGCATATCGATACAGTTCGTCCGGCTAAGGGCTATACCAAAGACCCGTTTTCGCCCATCGAAGAAGGAGATATTTTATATGGTTTAGGAAGCAACGATGCCGGAGGTCCACTGGTTTCGCTTCTGGCAACTTTCGTCCATTTTTACAACCGCGAAGATTTGCCCTATAACCTGGTTTATGCTGCAACTGCCGAAGAAGAAATTTCGGGACGACGAGGAATGGAAATCGTAATACCTGAGATATCACCTATCGATTTTGCCATAATTGGCGAGCCCACAAAGATGGAACTGGCCATTGCAGAGAAAGGTCTGTTGGTTTTGGATTGTTATGCCCACGGAAAATCGGGACACGCCGCCCGCGAGGAAGGCGAAAATGCATTGTACAAAGCCATTGATGATATTGAAAAACTGCGCAATTTTGAGTTCGAAAAAGTTTCTGACGTTCTCGGAAAAGTCAAACTTTCGGTTACTCAGATAGAGGCCGGCACACAGCACAACGTTGTTCCCGACAATTGCCATTTTGTAGTTGATGTGCGTACCAACGAACATTACACCAACAAAGAAGCCGCTGAAATTATCGGTCAACACATTGAATCGGAAGTTAAACCACGTTCGGTTCGTTTAAACTCATCCGGTATTTCTACACATCATCCGTTTGCAAAGCTGGTAAAAGAAAAAGGCATTAATATTTACGGTTCACCAACTACTTCCGACCAGGCCATAATTCCATTCTTATCTGTAAAAATGGGACCTGGCGATTCGGCGCGTTCGCATACTGCTGATGAATACATCCACAAAAGCGAAATTATTGCGGGGATTGAACGCTACATTGAATTGCTGGAAGAACTAAAGCTGTAA